The following are encoded together in the Zingiber officinale cultivar Zhangliang chromosome 8A, Zo_v1.1, whole genome shotgun sequence genome:
- the LOC122012614 gene encoding TOM1-like protein 9, giving the protein MAAALVDRATSDMLIGPDWAMNVQICDILNREPGQAKEVIRGLKRRIGHKSSRVQLLALTLLETVIKNCGDVVHMYVAEKDVLRKMVKIVKKKPDPQVKEKILVLIDTWQEALGGPRATYPQYYAAYQELLQAGAVFPQRGGRSAPTFNPQKDSLSLYPPSGQSTEFYEEVPDTSSGSDLPALSIAEIQNARGIMDVLSEMLNAIDPGNTEGLRQEVIVDLVDQCRTYKQRVVQLINKTSDEELLGQALALNDDLEHVLVKHDSIAAGKSVQAVKPKSLQALVDLDDSAPNKQTDQRSNTSPITGDKPPLQQLSLPAPPTPNGSATSLAIIDPRIDLLSGEDYSEPKNENRALVPVNEPLINSASDQNILALADMFSNAKTEENNSNPPRPSDSQLTLSSLPAYTSATPLTANPLQLQQPVQFNQTNPIMNSQVPTGFSSQQPAQSYGVNDQGLVLPRAPWEAQSAPSSDFPNLHPQLLQHGQFVGSTPLSGSTGHPGSFPPQIAATGQPGSFPPQIAQPLPGGFIGVTHQQVMLGSQHGGLPPHFVHNNQYASMYGPIKNDQMTAIYSQQVYGSHMPAISQQALYSNQLTGYGGYLTQPVPQFSPSGGAAYGYASSHGLSQMMHGLSMQDNHMFVNGTSSYPNSVPSYSQPMNKTPKSEEKLFGDLLSMAKNKAK; this is encoded by the exons ATGGCAGCCGCGCTGGTGGATCGCGCTACGAGCGATATGCTGATCGGTCCGGACTGGGCGATGAACGTTCAGATCTGCGATATCCTCAATCGCGAACCTGG GCAGGCAAAGGAAGTTATCAGAGGACTCAAAAGGCGCATTGGTCATAAAAGTTCCAGAGTTCAGCTACTTGCACTTACA CTGCTGGAAACAGTGATAAAAAATTGTGGTGACGTTGTCCATATGTATGTTGCTGAGAAAGATGTTCTACGTAAGATGGTCAAAATTGTAAAGAAGAAG ccagATCCACAAGTAAAAGAAAAGATATTAGTTCTAATTGACACCTGGCAAGAGGCACTTGGTGGCCCACGTGCAACGTATCCTCAATACTACGCTGCATATCAAGAATTGTTG CAAGCTGGAGCTGTATTTCCTCAGAGAGGTGGGAGGTCTGCTCCTACTTTTAATCCACAAAAAGACTCCTTGAGCTTGTATCCTCCATCTGGACAGAGTACTGAGTTCTACGAAGAAGTTCCTGATACTTCGTCTGGATCTGATTTGCCTGCTTTGAG CATAGCTGAAATTCAAAATGCTCGTGGCATCATGGATGTTCTTTCTGAGATGCTGAATGCTATAGATCCTGGGAACACAGAG GGGCTCCGGCAGGAAGTAATTGTCGACCTTGTAGATCAGTGCCGTACTTACAAGCAGAGAGTGGTGCAGCTCATCAACAAAACCTC AGACGAGGAGTTGCTTGGTCAAGCACTTGCTCTCAATGATGACTTGGAGCATGTACTTGTGAAACATGATTCTATTGCCGCAGGAAAATCTGTTCAGGCGGTGAAGCCCAAATCACTTCAGGCACTTGTAGATCTTGATGATTCTGCACCAAACAAACAGACAGACCAAAG GTCAAACACAAGCCCAATAACTGGCGACAAACCTCCTCTTCAGCAATTATCATTGCCTGCACCTCCAACCCCCAATGGTTCAGCAACTTCTTTAGCTATAATTGATCCAAGAATCGATCTTCTCAGTGGTGAAGATTATAGTGAACCCAAAAATGAGAATCGAGCCCTCGTGCCTGTCAACGAACCACTCATTAACTCTGCTTCTGACCAAAACATCTTAGCTCTTGCAGACATGTTTTCCAATGCTAAAACTGAAGAGAATAATAGCAACCCTCCAAGGCCATCTGATTCCCAATTGACGTTGTCATCCCTACCGGCTTACACTTCTGCAACACCACTCACGGCGAATCCTCTCCAATTACAACAGCCTGTACAATTCAACCAAACAAATCCTATCATGAACAGTCAAGTCCCTACAGGCTTTTCATCACAGCAGCCAGCACAAAGTTATGGTGTAAATGATCAAGGCCTAGTTCTTCCTCGAGCACCTTGGGAAGCTCAATCTGCTCCATCTAGTGACTTCCCTAATTTGCACCCTCAACTGCTGCAACATGGTCAATTTGTTGGTAGCACTCCCTTATCTGGGTCAACTGGCCATCCTGGAAGCTTCCCACCCCAAATTGCTGCAACTGGCCAACCTGGAAGCTTCCCCCCACAGATTGCCCAACCGTTGCCTGGCGGCTTTATAGGGGTAACGCACCAGCAAGTTATGTTAGGCTCACAACACGGAGGTCTTCCGCCTCATTTTGTCCACAACAATCAGTATGCAAGCATGTATGGACCAATTAAGAATGACCAGATGACTGCTATCTACTCACAACAGGTATATGGTAGCCATATGCCTGCCATTAGTCAGCAAGCTCTCTACAGCAATCAGCTGACTGGTTATGGTGGGTATTTGACGCAACCAGTGCCTCAGTTCTCTCCGTCAGGGGGTGCTGCATATGGCTATGCTAGTTCACATGGACTTTCGCAGATGATGCATGGGCTTTCTATGCAAGATAATCACATGTTTGTGAATGGGACTTCGTCCTATCCAAATTCAGTGCCCTCTTACTCGCAGCCAATGAACAAGACACCGAAGTCAGAGGAAAAACTTTTTGGCGACCTTCTTAGTATGGCAAAAAACAAAGCAAAGTGA
- the LOC122012613 gene encoding jasmonate-induced oxygenase 4-like produces the protein MEAVAEPRRVQTLVDAGISRLPSRYIQPLELRPDPRRCGIDVGGIPVIDLSLSAGDPVPAIACASRDWGAFQVVNHGVSSRLLEEMKSVGSSFFSSPMEAKLRFACDPRSPASEGYGSRMLSNDDGVLDWRDYFDHHTLPVSRRNPSRWPDFPINYRDTILEYSDGIKKLAQTLLHMISQSVGLPPSYIEDAVGEVYQNITVSYYPPCPQPELALGLQSHSDMGAITLLIQDDVPGLEVLKDDEWAVVHPLSGAIVVILSDQTEVITNGQYKSAVHRAIVNDHRPRLSVAAFYDPSKTRKIYPAPQLVTENSPRKYREVLYGDYVSSWYSKGPEGKRNIDALLI, from the exons ATGGAAGCGGTTGCGGAACCTCGGCGCGTTCAAACCCTCGTGGATGCGGGCATATCGCGGCTTCCTTCTCGATACATCCAGCCTCTGGAGCTCCGGCCCGACCCCCGCCGCTGCGGAATCGACGTCGGTGGCATTCCCGTTATCGACCTTAGCCTCTCTGCAGGCGACCCCGTTCCAGCCATCGCCTGCGCTTCCAGGGATTGGGGCGCCTTCCAGGTGGTGAACCACGGGGTCTCCTCACGGCTCCTGGAGGAAATGAAGTCTGTCGGGTCGTCTTTCTTTTCCTCCCCCATGGAGGCAAAGCTCCGGTTTGCGTGCGACCCCCGGTCTCCAGCTTCTGAGGGGTATGGAAGCCGCATGCTCTCGAACGATGATGGAGTACTTGATTGGAGGGATTATTTTGATCATCACACGCTACCGGTGTCTCGGCGGAACCCTAGCCGGTGGCCGGATTTCCCAATTAATTACAG GGATACTATACTAGAATATAGTGATGGCATAAAGAAACTTGCTCAAACGTTGTTACATATGATCTCCCAAAGTGTTGGTTTACCACCTTCTTATATTGAAGATGCAGTTGGAGAAGTATATCAGAATATAACAGTCAGCTACTACCCTCCTTGTCCTCAGCCAGAACTTGCGCTTGGTTTGCAATCCCATTCTGATATGGGTGCCATAACACTTCTGATACAAGATGATGTGCCAGGACTTGAGGTACTTAAAGATGATGAATGGGCAGTCGTGCATCCTCTATCTGGCGCTATTGTTGTCATTTTGTCTGACCAAACTGAG GTGATAACTAACGGCCAATACAAGAGTGCTGTCCATCGGGCCATCGTCAATGATCATCGTCCCCGGTTATCTGTTGCTGCATTTTACGATCCATCAAAGACTAGGAAAATATATCCTGCTCCACAGCTTGTGACAGAGAATTCTCCACGCAAGTACCGGGAGGTTCTGTACGGTGATTACGTCTCTTCTTGGTACAGCAAAGGTCCAGAAGGCAAGCGCAATATAGACGctcttttaatttaa
- the LOC122011439 gene encoding serine/threonine-protein kinase AGC1-7-like: MISESASASTCGNSTTTSTTTTMTTGAAKSSDAKLSDSISRGSNNSNRSDSIDSVASAPIRRHTGGDCRWEAIQLVNAKESPIGIGHFVLLKRLGYGDIGSVYLVELRGIGTFFAMKVMDKASIASRNKLLRAQTEREILIMLDHPFLPTLYSHFETEKFYCLVMEYCSGGNLHSLRQKQPNKHFTEQAARFYASEVLLALEYLHMLGIVYRDLKPENVLVREEGHIMLSDFDLSLRCSVDPTLVKSSSRSSSSEVVNAGMIDGDQTVQSCIQPSSFFPRILPKKNRKSKSDFGIGSSSSSNNNNNHGIAELEFMAEPTNARSMSFVGTHEYLAPEIIRGEGHGSAVDWWTFGIFLYELLHGTTPFKGSGNKATLQNVVSQPLRFPETPLASLVARDLIQGLLVKDPQRRIAYHRGATEIKQHPFFEGINWALVRSIAPPHVPDPVNFSQFGSKEKKKSAEGGLAGGNSGNKAHSSDSSNLDFEYF, translated from the exons ATGATTTCCGAGAGCGCCTCCGCCTCTACCTGCGGTAATTCAACGACGACCTCCACAACAACTACAATGACCACCGGCGCCGCCAAGAGCAGCGACGCGAAGCTGAGCGACTCCATCAGCCGCGGAAGCAACAACAGCAACCGAAGCGACAGCATCGACAGCGTCGCTTCCGCCCCCATCAGACGCCATACCGGCGGCGACTGCCGGTGGGAGGCCATTCAGTTGGTCAACGCCAAGGAGTCCCCAATCGGCATCGGCCATTTCGTACTGCTGAAACGCCTCGGCTACGGCGACATCGGCAGCGTGTATCTCGTCGAGCTCAGAGGAATTGGTACCTTCTTCGCCATGAAAGTGATGGACAAGGCGTCGATTGCTAGCAGGAACAAGCTCCTCCGAGCACAAACCGAGAGGGAAATCCTTATCATGCTCGATCACCCCTTCTTGCCGACTCTGTATTCTCACTTCGAGACGGAGAAGTTCTATTGCTTGGTGATGGAGTACTGCAGCGGTGGCAATCTCCATTCGCTCCGGCAGAAGCAGCCTAACAAACATTTTACCGAGCAAGCCGCAAG ATTCTATGCTTCGGAGGTGCTACTGGCGCTGGAGTACTTGCATATGTTGGGGATTGTATACAGGGACTTGAAGCCGGAGAACGTGCTGGTGAGGGAGGAAGGGCACATAATGCTCTCCGATTTCGACCTCTCCCTGCGCTGCTCAGTCGACCCCACGCTCGTCAAATCCTCGTCGCGCTCGAGCAGCAGCGAGGTCGTCAACGCAGGGATGATCGACGGCGACCAGACCGTGCAGAGCTGCATCCAGCCGTCCTCCTTCTTCCCCCGCATCCTACCCAAGAAAAACCGCAAGTCCAAATCCGATTTTGGGATcggaagcagcagcagcagcaacaacaacaacaaccacggTATAGCCGAATTGGAGTTCATGGCGGAGCCGACGAACGCGCGGTCGATGTCGTTCGTAGGGACGCACGAGTACCTGGCGCCGGAGATCATCCGCGGCGAGGGGCATGGCAGCGCGGTGGATTGGTGGACCTTCGGCATCTTCCTGTACGAGCTGTTGCATGGGACGACGCCGTTCAAGGGCTCCGGCAACAAGGCCACGCTTCAAAACGTGGTCAGCCAGCCGCTGAGGTTCCCGGAGACGCCACTGGCGAGCCTGGTGGCGAGGGATCTGATACAGGGGCTGCTTGTGAAGGATCCACAGAGGAGGATCGCCTACCACAGAGGGGCGACGGAGATCAAGCAGCATCCGTTCTTTGAGGGTATTAATTGGGCTCTGGTGAGGAGCATAGCGCCTCCACATGTTCCTGATCCGGTCAACTTTAGTCAGTTtgggagcaaggagaagaagaagagcgcTGAGGGTGGACTTGCAGGTGGGAACAGCGGGAACAAAGCGCATTCCAGCGATTCTTCGAATCTTGATTTTGAGTATTTCTAG
- the LOC122007873 gene encoding pentatricopeptide repeat-containing protein At5g46460, mitochondrial-like: MKRFPAITANPKVASFRSIPAATQPWKESGSPWKSTLFRLLQSHEIDEAARFFARIPSPGVQLYTMMINGYCRINRLDQAFRLFERMPARDAAAWNSMIKAALDCGELDLGRKLFDEMPGRNVISWTTMVNGLSQFGRVDAAEDLFFRMPLRDTAAWNAMISAYCDNGRVADARSMFDKMPQPNLISWTAMIGGHDQNGESDKALCLFSELWMTRMKLTPRTYACILTVCANASELQLGIQLHAHLVRTSYSLDPFVSTSLVNLYAKCKQIEDSSKLFTEKQEKDVVSWTALITGYGLNDRHEDALKEFDKMTASPVRPNQSTFTSALNSCCGLQALERGKKIHATTVKLGLDLDMFVKNSLIVLYSKCGDIDDSLTLFNCMDRRNLVSWNSIIMGCAQNGYGSFAIELFDDMTKLNVQPDEITYTGLLTACSHSRMLEKGRNIFHMLERDPSVEVKLEHYSCMVDILGRCAMFEEAEELIRNMPMEPNATIWLALLSACRIHANIEVARRISKKVFDIDPENSATYVLLSNIYASAGQWNDVSQTRLMMRSRGITKVPAASWITLKGMRHEFVCGDRSHPMATEVYKKLDWLVGKLKELGYIHDTRFALHDVDDEQKEAVLAYHSEKLALAFGLISTVEGSTIRIIKNLRVCGDCHSAIKLISRVVRRRIVLRDSTRFHHFRDGFCSCGDCW; encoded by the coding sequence ATGAAAAGGTTTCCTGCGATTACTGCGAATCCAAAAGTTGCCTCCTTCCGTTCCATCCCCGCTGCGACCCAACCATGGAAAGAAAGCGGTTCTCCCTGGAAGTCCACACTCTTCCGCCTCCTTCAGAGCCACGAAATCGACGAAGCCGCCCGCTTCTTCGCCAGAATTCCTTCTCCCGGCGTCCAACTCTACACCATGATGATCAACGGCTACTGTCGAATCAACCGCCTCGATCAGGCCTTCAGACTGTTCGAGCGAATGCCGGCGAGAGACGCCGCTGCATGGAATTCCATGATCAAGGCAGCCTTAGATTGCGGGGAGTTGGATCTCGGACGCAAGCTGTTCGACGAAATGCCGGGCCGAAATGTGATCTCCTGGACGACGATGGTAAATGGCCTATCGCAGTTTGGTCGGGTTGATGCAGCAGAGGACCTGTTCTTCAGGATGCCACTGCGGGATACTGCCGCATGGAATGCCATGATCTCAGCATATTGTGACAATGGGAGAGTGGCCGACGCCCGTTCAATGTTCGATAAAATGCCTCAACCAAATCTGATTTCTTGGACCGCCATGATTGGAGGTCATGACCAGAACGGGGAGAGTGACAAAGCACTGTGCCTTTTTAGTGAACTGTGGATGACCCGCATGAAGCTGACGCCAAGAACCTATGCTTGTATCTTAACGGTATGTGCCAATGCATCGGAATTACAACTAGGCATCCAGCTTCATGCCCATCTTGTAAGAACAAGCTATTCATTGGATCCATTTGTTTCTACTTCACTGGTCAACCTTTATGCTAAGTGCAAGCAGATTGAGGATTCAAGTAAACTATTCACCGAGAAGCAGGAGAAGGATGTCGTTTCTTGGACAGCTCTTATCACTGGTTATGGACTGAATGATAGACATGAGGATGCACTCAAAGAATTTGATAAGATGACAGCATCTCCAGTTCGGCCGAACCAGTCCACATTCACCAGTGCATTGAACTCCTGTTGTGGATTACAAGCTCTCGAAAGGGGGAAAAAGATCCATGCAACTACTGTTAAACTGGGTCTGGATCTTGATATGTTTGTGAAAAACTCTCTGATTGTTTTGTATTCCAAATGTGGAGATATAGATGATAGTTTGACTCTGTTTAATTGTATGGATAGGAGGAATCTTGTATCCTGGAATTCTATCATAATGGGATGTGCTCAGAATGGATATGGCTCATTCGCGATAGAGCTATTTGATGACATGACAAAGCTCAATGTGCAACCAGATGAGATAACATACACAGGTCTTCTGACTGCTTGTAGCCATTCCAGAATGCTCGAGAAGGGAAGGAACATTTTCCATATGCTGGAACGTGATCCTTCAGTTGAGGTTAAGCTTGAGCACTATTCTTGTATGGTAGACATTTTAGGCCGTtgtgcaatgtttgaagaagcaGAAGAACTCATTAGAAACATGCCGATGGAACCAAATGCCACGATTTGGTTAGCTTTACTCAGTGCTTGTAGAATTCATGCTAACATCGAAGTTGCTCGTAGAATTTCAAAGAAAGTGTTTGATATCGACCCTGAGAACAGTGCAACTTATGTTTTGCTGTCAAACATATATGCTTCAGCTGGACAGTGGAACGATGTATCACAAACTAGACTAATGATGAGAAGTAGAGGCATCACAAAGGTACCGGCTGCAAGTTGGATTACACTGAAGGGGATGAGgcatgagtttgtttgcggagaCCGGTCTCACCCTATGGCCACAGAGGTATACAAGAAGCTTGATTGGCTGGTAGGTAAATTGAAGGAACTTGGTTACATTCATGATACAAGATTCGCCTTGCACGATGTCGACGATGAGCAAAAGGAGGCTGTGCTAGCTTATCACAGTGAGAAACTTGCACTGGCCTTTGGTCTAATTAGTACTGTGGAAGGTAGCACGATAAGAATCATAAAAAATCTTAGGGTGTGTGGTGATTGCCACTCGGCTATTAAACTAATATCGAGAGTTGTTAGGCGCCGGATCGTTTTGAGGGATTCAACCCGTTTCCATCATTTCAGGGATGGGTTTTGTTCTTGTGGAGATTGCTGGTGA